One Fusobacterium nucleatum genomic window carries:
- a CDS encoding DUF4406 domain-containing protein, translated as MQALNIYVAHPYDGHEENKKKVEEFIKLLIKKNIFHKPNFISPIHNYGYLYNNMEYEKGIDLCLNLLNECDILLIPKFEKIKMSKGCLIELGYAKHKGMEIIHWEDVVSINESN; from the coding sequence ATGCAAGCTTTAAATATATATGTGGCTCATCCTTATGATGGCCATGAAGAAAATAAAAAGAAAGTAGAGGAGTTTATAAAACTTTTAATAAAGAAAAATATTTTTCATAAACCAAATTTTATATCTCCAATCCATAATTATGGATATTTGTACAATAATATGGAATATGAAAAAGGGATAGATTTATGTTTAAATCTATTAAATGAGTGTGATATTCTTCTTATTCCAAAATTTGAAAAAATAAAAATGTCAAAGGGATGTTTAATTGAATTAGGATATGCAAAACATAAAGGGATGGAAATAATTCATTGGGAGGATGTGGTGTCAATCAATGAAAGTAATTAA
- a CDS encoding site-specific DNA-methyltransferase: protein MKVINQIVKDKYSIYHGDSVEVIQGIPDNSIHYSIFSPPFASLYTYSNSDRDMGNSKNDDEFYKHFRFLIKELYRVLMPGRLISIHCMDLPMMKSKDGVIGLKDFPGEIIRLFQEVGFIYHSKVTIYKDPLVEATRTKALGLLHKQLCKDSSLCRNGLPDYIVTFRKDGENPERIEHPEGLTRFYGENEPEGIKGDRPEPDPEKVKNKEKYNELPVYSHQVWRRYANPVWMDIRQTNTLNRTKARSEEDERHICPLQLDVIARCIELWTNPNDIVLDPFMGIGSTQYMALKMDRRSLGIELKEAYFNQAKLNLETLEEEKAKVKLEQSSLFEDMEE, encoded by the coding sequence ATGAAAGTAATTAATCAAATAGTAAAAGATAAATACTCAATATATCATGGAGATAGTGTAGAAGTCATACAAGGAATACCTGATAATTCAATACACTACTCTATATTTAGTCCACCATTTGCTAGTTTATACACTTATTCAAATAGTGATAGAGATATGGGGAATAGTAAAAATGATGATGAATTTTATAAACACTTTAGATTTTTAATAAAAGAATTATATAGAGTTCTTATGCCAGGAAGATTAATAAGTATTCATTGTATGGATTTACCTATGATGAAATCAAAAGATGGAGTAATAGGTTTAAAAGATTTTCCAGGAGAAATAATAAGATTATTTCAAGAAGTGGGCTTTATATACCATTCAAAAGTAACTATATATAAAGATCCATTAGTTGAAGCAACAAGAACCAAAGCACTAGGTTTATTACATAAACAATTATGTAAAGATTCAAGTTTATGTAGAAATGGTTTACCTGATTATATTGTTACATTCAGAAAAGATGGGGAAAATCCTGAAAGAATAGAACATCCTGAAGGTCTTACTAGATTTTATGGAGAAAATGAACCAGAAGGAATAAAAGGAGATAGACCAGAGCCTGATCCTGAAAAAGTAAAAAACAAAGAAAAATATAATGAATTGCCTGTTTATTCTCACCAAGTATGGAGAAGATATGCCAATCCAGTTTGGATGGATATTAGACAAACAAATACATTAAATAGAACAAAAGCAAGATCAGAAGAAGATGAAAGACATATATGTCCTTTACAACTTGATGTAATTGCAAGATGTATAGAACTATGGACTAATCCAAATGATATAGTTTTAGATCCATTTATGGGAATTGGAAGTACACAATATATGGCACTAAAAATGGATAGAAGAAGTTTGGGAATTGAATTAAAAGAAGCATATTTTAACCAGGCTAAATTAAATCTTGAAACATTAGAAGAGGAAAAAGCAAAAGTAAAATTAGAACAATCATCTTTATTTGAAGATATGGAGGAATAG
- a CDS encoding YqaJ viral recombinase family protein gives MTVKELREEAKSLGLVGYSKLNKADLEQLISVTKSEVIEMTKEEFENSVTENNQNSRVLGYDNEDNWHELRAKRIGGSDIGAIIGVNPYKSIVDVYVDKTEGSNFKGNELTHWGHMLEGTILKEFSNKHKELIVYEVPYSVVNDFLIANLDGALKDKETGDYGVLEIKTTSLWNKKDWEDDVIPQYYYAQVQHYLMLTGYKFAYIAVLIGGQQYKEFKIERNEEDIELIRNKATEFYQENLLKKIPPMPDGSDAYMNHLNKKAMEIENNEVRELPEFEEIAIRIKELARQKKLIEDEDKLLREKILHKMIEEKTLKAVAGKYKFNISERKTPDIEKMTKENFEVMEKYNELANKYRKVSKYLLVK, from the coding sequence ATGACAGTTAAAGAATTAAGAGAAGAAGCAAAAAGTTTAGGTTTAGTTGGATATAGCAAATTAAATAAAGCAGATTTAGAACAATTAATAAGTGTTACTAAATCAGAAGTAATAGAAATGACAAAAGAAGAGTTTGAAAATTCTGTAACAGAAAATAATCAAAACTCAAGAGTTCTTGGTTATGATAATGAAGATAATTGGCATGAACTTAGAGCAAAAAGAATAGGTGGAAGTGACATAGGGGCAATAATTGGAGTAAATCCTTACAAATCAATAGTTGATGTTTATGTAGATAAAACAGAAGGTAGCAACTTCAAAGGTAATGAACTAACACATTGGGGGCATATGTTAGAGGGAACTATTTTAAAAGAGTTCTCCAATAAGCATAAAGAACTAATTGTATATGAAGTTCCTTACTCAGTTGTAAATGATTTTTTAATTGCTAATTTAGATGGAGCATTAAAAGACAAAGAAACAGGAGATTATGGAGTTTTAGAAATAAAAACCACATCTCTTTGGAATAAAAAAGACTGGGAAGATGATGTAATACCTCAATATTATTATGCTCAAGTACAGCATTATTTAATGCTTACAGGCTATAAATTTGCATATATAGCTGTATTAATTGGAGGACAACAATATAAAGAATTTAAAATAGAAAGAAATGAGGAGGATATAGAACTTATTAGAAATAAAGCTACTGAATTTTATCAAGAAAATTTATTAAAAAAGATTCCTCCAATGCCAGATGGAAGTGACGCATATATGAATCATCTGAATAAAAAGGCAATGGAAATAGAAAATAATGAAGTTAGAGAATTGCCAGAGTTTGAGGAAATTGCAATAAGAATAAAAGAATTAGCTAGGCAAAAAAAGCTAATTGAAGATGAAGATAAACTATTAAGAGAAAAAATTTTACATAAGATGATAGAAGAAAAAACATTGAAAGCAGTTGCAGGTAAATACAAATTTAATATTAGTGAAAGAAAAACACCAGATATAGAAAAAATGACAAAAGAAAATTTTGAAGTAATGGAAAAATACAATGAATTAGCAAACAAATACAGGAAAGTTTCTAAATATTTATTAGTGAAATAA
- a CDS encoding recombinase RecT: MPTARNSLTSGNTGTMVKKENKSKTIFDVIQAGAKQFATALPKRINSDRFVRIAMTTIRQNPKLAQCTQESLLGALMVSAQLGLEPGELGQCYLIPYGRECQFQIGYKGMIELLRRSGQLKDIYVYSVYKNDEFEIIYGLYRDLKHKPNLQDRGNFIGCYCVAVLKDDTRAFEYMTKEEIEAHGKKFSKTYGNGPWKTDFEAMAHKTVVKKMLKWLPLSVEFLEMAAKDEKSFKVVDDKSTEVQEIEILENNGDIINTETGEFIEEATEDNKSPKKQIYDDTMVQGLFENNK; this comes from the coding sequence ATGCCAACAGCAAGAAATAGTTTAACATCAGGAAATACTGGAACAATGGTAAAAAAAGAAAATAAATCTAAAACAATATTTGATGTAATACAAGCAGGAGCGAAACAATTTGCAACTGCACTTCCAAAACGCATTAACAGTGATAGATTTGTAAGAATTGCAATGACAACTATAAGACAAAATCCAAAGTTAGCTCAATGTACTCAAGAAAGCTTATTAGGTGCATTGATGGTATCTGCTCAACTTGGTTTAGAACCAGGAGAGCTTGGGCAATGTTATTTAATCCCTTATGGCAGAGAGTGCCAATTCCAAATTGGATATAAAGGAATGATAGAACTTTTAAGAAGAAGTGGGCAATTAAAGGATATATATGTCTACTCTGTGTATAAAAATGATGAATTTGAAATAATTTATGGTTTATACAGAGATTTAAAACATAAACCAAATTTACAAGATAGAGGAAATTTTATAGGTTGCTACTGTGTTGCAGTTTTAAAAGATGATACAAGAGCTTTTGAATATATGACAAAAGAAGAAATAGAAGCACATGGAAAAAAGTTTTCTAAGACTTATGGTAATGGACCTTGGAAAACAGACTTTGAAGCTATGGCACATAAGACAGTAGTTAAGAAAATGCTTAAATGGTTACCTCTTTCTGTAGAGTTTTTAGAAATGGCTGCAAAAGATGAAAAATCATTTAAAGTTGTAGATGATAAGAGTACAGAAGTACAAGAAATTGAAATACTTGAAAATAATGGTGATATTATCAATACTGAAACAGGTGAATTTATTGAAGAAGCTACTGAGGATAATAAAAGTCCAAAAAAACAAATATATGATGACACTATGGTTCA